The Sulfoacidibacillus ferrooxidans genome has a segment encoding these proteins:
- a CDS encoding HD domain-containing phosphohydrolase, whose product MKHRRGHLFWPLVVVTSAGNALVVYAIWQLFDTWKLPNAFSVVELMLLGFLVMPWSAKMPSGASWRPGIPLMMMGIFLVQPAFVVLIPIAGVVLVTIRAKSRWWKYFETIAHVALGLAAGAYTYTFVYRLLGDHGINRTIALLPALLVHLVVNRFISVMIIANRENRPILQQVTFTISELHWGYINAYLLIVLASMVSTATIPYAILVIAILQAGVFLAVSHYSRLEKLQRSIWLDGLTNLENRTAWEQHSVGSIIVQAGMHLYMIDVNNFKDINDKYGHLLGDAVLREIARIIRALLPVDARAFRIGGDEFVVLIPTPYGEDFIDRVREQLSESNNAFVQLDKPITISIGQAIAHIDGKYMHEIFDVADQRMYEEKRKTRYTETGLDFGIPASILSLILAVESKDPYTAGHNLRVAYYALQLATQMGLDEHTRKSIFRSGLVHDVGKIAVPDAILNKQTTLTVSEYEIVKRHPVTGFEMCNKLGFTKEELQVILYHHERFNGSGYPAGLKGDGIPTVACIVAVADVYDALSSARSYRKAWSHNEAMEYLRQHMHTLFDPVCVEEWISLNEAVEQKETFLTWVKGTTFADTFSEVKMVVDI is encoded by the coding sequence ATGAAGCATCGTCGTGGCCATCTATTTTGGCCGCTGGTGGTCGTTACATCAGCAGGAAACGCATTGGTTGTGTATGCTATATGGCAATTGTTCGACACTTGGAAATTACCTAATGCGTTTAGCGTAGTAGAACTAATGCTTCTCGGATTTCTAGTTATGCCATGGTCTGCTAAAATGCCAAGCGGAGCTTCCTGGCGGCCTGGAATACCGTTAATGATGATGGGGATATTTTTAGTTCAGCCTGCTTTTGTCGTACTTATTCCGATTGCAGGTGTTGTACTCGTCACCATTCGTGCAAAAAGCAGATGGTGGAAGTACTTTGAAACCATCGCTCATGTAGCCTTAGGCTTAGCCGCAGGTGCGTATACCTATACATTTGTGTATCGTCTTTTAGGCGATCATGGGATAAATCGTACGATTGCTCTTCTTCCGGCTTTGTTAGTTCACTTAGTTGTGAATCGATTCATATCTGTGATGATTATAGCTAATCGAGAAAATCGCCCGATTTTACAACAAGTGACTTTTACTATCTCTGAATTGCACTGGGGTTATATCAATGCTTATCTGCTCATTGTGCTTGCATCTATGGTTTCAACTGCTACTATACCTTACGCAATCTTAGTCATCGCTATCTTACAAGCAGGTGTTTTTCTTGCGGTTTCTCATTATAGTCGATTAGAAAAACTTCAGAGATCGATATGGCTAGATGGCTTGACGAATCTTGAAAATCGCACAGCGTGGGAGCAACACAGTGTAGGGAGTATCATTGTTCAAGCAGGGATGCATCTGTACATGATTGATGTCAATAACTTTAAAGATATTAATGATAAATATGGTCATCTTTTAGGGGATGCTGTCCTGCGCGAAATTGCACGAATCATACGTGCTTTATTACCTGTAGATGCACGAGCGTTTCGGATTGGTGGGGACGAGTTTGTTGTACTGATCCCCACTCCTTATGGTGAAGACTTTATCGATCGAGTTCGGGAGCAGCTTTCTGAATCCAATAATGCGTTTGTGCAACTCGACAAACCAATTACGATTAGTATTGGACAAGCCATAGCGCATATAGATGGTAAATACATGCATGAAATATTTGATGTAGCTGATCAACGCATGTATGAGGAAAAGCGAAAAACGAGGTATACCGAAACAGGTTTAGATTTTGGTATTCCAGCGAGTATATTGAGTTTAATATTGGCTGTCGAATCAAAAGATCCCTATACGGCGGGCCACAATCTTCGCGTAGCTTACTACGCATTACAATTAGCGACTCAGATGGGGTTAGATGAACATACCCGAAAATCGATATTCCGCTCTGGATTGGTTCACGATGTTGGGAAAATAGCTGTGCCTGATGCCATTTTAAATAAGCAGACAACATTGACAGTCAGTGAGTATGAGATAGTTAAACGACATCCTGTGACCGGCTTTGAAATGTGTAATAAACTAGGATTTACAAAAGAAGAATTACAAGTAATACTCTATCATCACGAAAGATTTAATGGAAGTGGATATCCAGCAGGTCTTAAAGGTGACGGTATTCCAACGGTAGCATGCATTGTCGCTGTCGCAGATGTATATGATGCGTTGTCATCTGCAAGGTCTTATCGCAAGGCATGGAGCCATAATGAAGCGATGGAATACCTGAGACAACATAT